A genomic region of Catalinimonas niigatensis contains the following coding sequences:
- a CDS encoding toxin-antitoxin system YwqK family antitoxin produces MFRFLAITLWAGMYLPGFSQTSEKPFGSYLYEDDKITLTLSPPNNYTLFGTEYSRRTGMVSSKEISRGTFEMEEEQLVLEEYPTRNQMTLHMDSEVILEALDVKEIDKGEMLYARTVEYENGQPRMEGEWKRGKKHGTWIYYDEEGNVVKSEKYRRGKLID; encoded by the coding sequence ATGTTTAGGTTTTTAGCAATCACTTTGTGGGCCGGGATGTATCTTCCTGGCTTTTCTCAAACAAGTGAGAAACCTTTCGGCAGTTATCTGTACGAAGATGATAAGATTACACTTACCCTAAGCCCACCCAACAATTATACACTTTTTGGGACAGAATATTCACGCCGGACGGGCATGGTGAGCAGTAAAGAAATTTCCAGAGGCACCTTTGAAATGGAAGAGGAGCAACTGGTACTGGAAGAGTATCCTACCCGCAATCAGATGACATTACATATGGATTCAGAAGTAATACTGGAGGCACTAGATGTGAAAGAAATTGATAAAGGCGAGATGCTCTATGCCCGTACTGTAGAGTATGAGAATGGACAGCCCCGTATGGAAGGAGAATGGAAAAGAGGAAAGAAACACGGTACCTGGATTTACTACGATGAGGAAGGTAACGTAGTGAAATCTGAAAAATACCGTCGTGGTAAGCTAATAGATTGA
- a CDS encoding putative type IX sorting system protein PorV2, which produces MRWLFVALSIVLLNGHSYAQLNTPKYSNEFLSIGAGARALGMAATQTALADDVTAGFWNPASLTDLSHQYEVSLMHAEYFAGIANYDYGSFATPLDSLSTLAISVVRFAVDDIPDTRFLYDANGRINYDNIRFFSAADYAFLFSYARQIPKIKGLSIGTNFKIIHRTVGSFANAWGFGLDAAATYRLKDWRFGLMLHDITGTFNAWTHNSDMVADVYTQTGNVIPANTLEVTLPKASLGIARSWRLWESRFGILAAADLHFTFDGQRNVLIKSKLASIDPSVGLEIDYKNLAFVRAGVGNVQEIKNFDGSTYRTYQPDFGVGFRAGSISVDYALTDIGDRSESLYSHVFSLKFSIDRDRKQENE; this is translated from the coding sequence ATGCGTTGGCTTTTTGTAGCGCTGAGCATAGTACTCCTGAATGGGCACAGCTATGCGCAGCTCAATACACCCAAATACAGTAATGAGTTTCTGTCCATAGGAGCAGGAGCCCGTGCCCTGGGCATGGCAGCTACCCAAACTGCCTTAGCCGATGACGTAACCGCCGGTTTCTGGAATCCTGCCAGCCTCACCGATTTATCCCATCAGTACGAAGTTTCGCTCATGCACGCCGAGTATTTCGCGGGTATTGCCAATTATGACTATGGCAGCTTTGCTACTCCACTAGACTCTCTGAGTACGCTGGCCATCTCAGTTGTGCGCTTTGCCGTAGATGACATTCCTGATACCCGCTTTCTTTACGATGCCAACGGACGCATCAATTATGATAATATCCGTTTCTTTTCCGCTGCCGACTATGCTTTCCTCTTCTCTTATGCCCGCCAGATTCCCAAGATAAAGGGGCTAAGTATCGGCACCAATTTCAAAATTATCCACCGTACCGTAGGCAGCTTTGCCAATGCCTGGGGCTTTGGCCTGGATGCAGCAGCTACTTACCGGCTGAAAGACTGGCGCTTTGGTCTGATGCTGCATGACATTACGGGAACTTTCAATGCCTGGACTCACAATTCAGATATGGTCGCGGATGTGTATACCCAAACCGGCAATGTGATTCCGGCCAATACACTAGAAGTTACTCTGCCCAAAGCTTCCCTTGGCATTGCCAGAAGCTGGCGCTTATGGGAAAGCAGGTTTGGAATCTTAGCCGCAGCTGACCTGCACTTTACTTTTGATGGTCAGCGGAATGTTTTGATCAAATCAAAACTTGCTTCCATAGACCCCTCGGTGGGCTTGGAGATTGATTATAAAAATCTGGCGTTCGTGCGAGCTGGTGTGGGAAATGTGCAGGAAATCAAAAATTTTGACGGAAGTACTTATCGCACTTATCAGCCTGACTTTGGCGTGGGCTTCCGTGCTGGTAGCATCAGCGTGGATTATGCCCTGACTGACATCGGTGACCGCTCAGAGTCACTCTACTCTCATGTTTTTTCCCTCAAATTCAGTATTGACCGTGATCGTAAACAGGAGAATGAGTAA
- the porU2 gene encoding putative type IX secretion system sortase PorU2, which translates to MRLRLIFGLMVCMPFWVNAQRFGNEWINSNQSYYKISIAADGIYRINHQDLLAAGFPVNSVDPRRMQLFFRGQEQAVFIQGQQDASFDPADFIVFYGQRNDGTQDRELYVPNEAQPNPYHNLYSDSTAYFLTWSLAAVNGKRMASFSENNISGIPTEVYHWEERLSVFTNEYSQGRQYPLGSLSGVIAHLSTFDYGEGWTGPRIGRGQSRDYTLEAPAQFVSGPAPQLEILLAGRNNRQHDVTVQVGSSTAALRTLSTVNFEFYDHSLVTENLQWSDLTGGNLVVRVTVNGVDGVADQVSVSYIRLRYPQQTTAQNLATKKINLAVNPAAKSYVEIANVPPSPYLLDITDENNVQRIGFNLVGGNTTAVIPNTQAARQLLIGSIQPVTIIKRVNFQNISTSANYLIISHESLRQPAGNYSDPIRAYQEYRASAEGGGFNTLLFNIDQLYNQFGYGEVTPLAIRRLADFMLSNGNPQYLLLIGKGLTVNYNYHRQNPATATLRDLVPTGGMPGSDVVLTSGLAGSDGYSSAIPTGRINAQTAQDVAAYLDKVKESESRGLTADYQESNTREALWKKHMVHLSGGVSLAELTLFGRYVDDFKDVAEGDFLGGQVSVQSKKSNSATELINIADEVNKGLSLITFFGHSATTRTDIEIGYVSNDELGYQNKGKYPAILINGCNAGNVFGDALTFGEDWIQTPNRGALHVIAHSAEGISSVLKRFSDAFYTTLSDSLYVGSSMGKIKNEASRRFMERLGTSIWEVHIAQVRQAILQGDPAVSLFGRAKPELEINDNSLFVTPLQEGPITVFSDSFAVNLVVRNFGSTSRDSLSVSVNRTLSNGTVVSYGPVMYPSVLYQDTLQFVVNSEETTVAAVDEVGNNRFEVIIDSKDTLDELNESNNRAYFEYFVPLGGTVHLSPHDYAIVSQDQVLLQLQPGDLQKTLRESDTRQYMLEIDTSYTFASPIKQQFSLSAKGLVLQQLELPVKEDSTVYYWRSKYAELREGEVDQWTQSSFTYLSSGQEGWSQISFEQLNENQALNLEKDTIRKVWEFPDTEVEVEISTSGAAYDNSVTEQIYINSTTLILPDAGFVCKENSINVLVLDRYTLNPYLPIDPGGFDVFNPNTCGRRPQMINTYTNAQVVNGALANLIDAIEEGNPLVIFNIGSLDYANWPAATLAKLEEVGINSTTISSLQIGDPLIVIGRKNAAAGSATVKLADPASEVPASEQLITLNQKITGKLSSGSIVSKRIGPASSWNNLLLNFRGVEASDVVNISLIGETDEGEQTTLLNTTDLSGQLDISGINAAQYPFLRLQMSVEDVINRSAVQLDYWLVNYQGVPEGILLSENNFSETQNKQEGESFTIPFQFYNLSDDSFMDSLQVAYSLFNQNTRRMLSDTLTIEAAKAGDTVSFQIPVSTLNEIGISDLSVNVNPRLQREQLYSNNFLNVPSFMKVNGDELNPIIDVAFDGTYILDGDIVSPSPMVSIEVRDENPYLQKQDTTGIDIFLGKQESAEASIGTNNARTANTQMKRIALDSEEVSWTPAEGEEPFKINFQPRQLEDGLYTLRVQAEDASGNTSGTQPYEVNFEIINESTITNFYPYPNPFSTSTRFVFTLTGQEIPDQIKVQIMTVSGKVVREITQDELGLIRIGNNITDYAWDGKDEFGDQLANGVYLYRVIVQSNGQALEMRETAGDRGFKNGFGKMYILR; encoded by the coding sequence ATGAGACTTAGGCTCATTTTTGGGCTTATGGTATGCATGCCCTTTTGGGTCAACGCACAGCGCTTTGGCAATGAGTGGATCAACAGTAACCAATCCTATTACAAGATTTCTATTGCAGCAGATGGTATCTACCGGATCAACCATCAGGATTTGTTGGCTGCAGGCTTTCCGGTAAATAGCGTTGATCCCCGAAGGATGCAGCTATTTTTTCGCGGACAGGAGCAAGCGGTTTTTATTCAGGGACAGCAGGATGCCAGCTTTGATCCTGCCGATTTTATTGTCTTTTACGGGCAGCGTAATGATGGCACACAGGATAGAGAACTGTATGTACCTAATGAGGCGCAGCCTAATCCTTATCATAATCTATATTCAGATTCTACGGCTTACTTCCTGACCTGGTCGCTGGCGGCTGTCAACGGGAAGCGCATGGCTAGCTTTTCTGAAAATAATATCAGTGGAATACCAACAGAAGTATATCATTGGGAAGAAAGGCTGTCAGTTTTTACCAACGAATATTCTCAGGGAAGACAGTATCCGCTTGGTTCTCTATCGGGCGTCATTGCGCATCTGAGTACTTTTGATTATGGAGAGGGATGGACCGGGCCGCGCATAGGGCGGGGACAGAGTAGAGATTATACTTTAGAAGCGCCTGCGCAATTTGTTAGCGGACCGGCACCTCAATTGGAAATTTTATTGGCTGGACGTAACAACCGACAGCATGATGTGACTGTACAAGTAGGAAGTTCTACTGCTGCATTGCGTACCCTCAGTACCGTCAACTTTGAGTTTTATGACCATAGCCTGGTGACGGAAAATTTACAATGGAGTGATCTTACAGGAGGAAACCTTGTAGTAAGGGTGACTGTCAATGGTGTGGATGGGGTAGCAGACCAGGTTTCGGTTTCTTACATCAGGCTTAGGTATCCCCAGCAAACTACCGCTCAGAATCTGGCTACTAAAAAAATTAATCTGGCAGTGAATCCTGCTGCCAAAAGTTATGTGGAAATTGCCAATGTGCCCCCTTCTCCTTATCTGCTGGACATCACCGATGAAAATAATGTACAAAGAATTGGGTTCAATCTGGTTGGAGGTAATACTACGGCAGTCATTCCTAATACACAGGCAGCGCGTCAGTTGTTGATTGGAAGTATACAGCCTGTTACAATCATTAAGCGGGTAAACTTTCAAAACATCAGTACGTCAGCCAATTACCTCATAATCTCGCACGAGAGTTTACGTCAGCCCGCCGGTAACTACAGCGATCCTATCCGTGCCTATCAGGAGTATAGGGCTTCGGCAGAAGGGGGTGGTTTCAATACACTACTGTTCAATATAGATCAGTTATACAACCAGTTTGGCTACGGAGAGGTGACACCTCTGGCCATCCGCAGGCTCGCCGATTTTATGCTAAGCAACGGAAACCCTCAGTACCTTCTGCTCATTGGCAAAGGTTTGACAGTCAATTACAACTATCATAGACAAAACCCTGCTACTGCAACTTTGCGTGACCTGGTACCTACCGGTGGAATGCCAGGGTCTGATGTGGTACTGACATCCGGTTTGGCGGGTAGCGATGGTTACAGCTCGGCGATTCCTACGGGACGTATCAATGCACAGACTGCTCAGGATGTGGCCGCATATCTGGACAAAGTGAAAGAATCTGAAAGCAGGGGACTGACAGCAGATTACCAGGAAAGTAATACGAGAGAAGCACTCTGGAAAAAGCATATGGTGCATTTGAGTGGAGGCGTAAGTCTGGCAGAGCTTACCTTATTTGGTCGTTATGTAGATGACTTTAAGGATGTGGCGGAAGGTGATTTTCTGGGAGGACAAGTATCGGTACAATCCAAAAAATCTAACAGTGCTACTGAACTGATTAATATTGCAGATGAAGTGAATAAAGGGCTTTCTTTGATCACCTTCTTTGGGCATTCAGCTACTACGAGAACAGATATTGAAATTGGCTATGTGTCCAATGACGAACTAGGATACCAGAATAAAGGTAAATATCCTGCTATTCTAATTAATGGCTGTAATGCAGGAAATGTGTTTGGTGATGCACTTACCTTTGGAGAAGATTGGATTCAGACTCCGAACAGGGGTGCCTTACATGTTATTGCTCATAGTGCTGAAGGCATTTCCAGTGTATTGAAGCGTTTCTCGGATGCTTTCTATACTACCTTGAGCGACTCTCTTTACGTGGGTAGCTCCATGGGAAAAATAAAGAACGAAGCAAGTCGACGCTTTATGGAAAGGTTAGGAACCAGCATTTGGGAGGTACACATAGCGCAGGTAAGGCAAGCCATACTACAAGGTGATCCTGCCGTTAGCTTGTTTGGACGGGCGAAGCCAGAACTGGAGATCAATGACAATAGTTTATTTGTAACACCTCTGCAAGAAGGTCCGATTACCGTTTTCTCCGACTCCTTTGCGGTCAATCTGGTGGTCAGGAATTTTGGCAGTACAAGCCGTGATTCACTTAGTGTCTCAGTGAACAGAACTTTGAGCAATGGTACTGTAGTCAGCTACGGTCCGGTAATGTATCCTTCTGTTTTGTACCAGGATACACTTCAGTTTGTCGTCAATTCCGAAGAAACTACCGTAGCAGCAGTAGATGAAGTAGGGAATAACCGTTTTGAAGTCATTATTGACAGTAAGGATACACTTGATGAACTTAATGAAAGCAACAACCGGGCTTACTTTGAATATTTTGTTCCGCTGGGGGGGACAGTGCATCTATCTCCCCACGATTATGCTATAGTATCACAAGATCAGGTACTGTTGCAGTTGCAACCCGGCGATCTGCAAAAAACATTGAGAGAAAGCGACACGCGGCAGTATATGCTTGAAATAGATACTTCATATACTTTTGCCAGCCCTATAAAACAACAATTTAGCCTTAGTGCAAAAGGCCTGGTACTACAGCAGTTAGAACTGCCTGTAAAAGAAGATAGTACTGTCTATTATTGGCGTAGCAAATACGCTGAACTGAGAGAAGGAGAAGTAGATCAGTGGACCCAGAGTTCATTTACTTACCTCAGCAGCGGCCAAGAAGGGTGGAGTCAGATAAGCTTTGAGCAGCTTAATGAGAATCAGGCGCTTAACCTTGAGAAAGATACGATCAGAAAGGTGTGGGAATTTCCAGATACTGAAGTAGAAGTAGAAATCTCAACCTCTGGAGCAGCATATGATAATTCTGTCACAGAACAAATTTATATTAATAGTACGACCCTCATACTGCCGGATGCAGGATTTGTATGTAAAGAGAATTCTATTAACGTACTGGTCTTAGATCGTTATACACTCAATCCCTATCTTCCAATCGATCCTGGAGGGTTTGATGTATTTAATCCTAATACCTGTGGCAGAAGGCCACAAATGATTAATACCTATACCAATGCACAAGTTGTGAATGGAGCTCTGGCAAACTTAATAGATGCGATTGAAGAGGGAAATCCTCTGGTAATTTTCAATATTGGTAGCTTGGATTATGCCAACTGGCCTGCGGCTACCCTGGCAAAATTAGAGGAAGTGGGTATAAATTCTACCACGATCTCATCTCTGCAAATTGGCGATCCGCTTATTGTTATCGGCAGAAAAAATGCAGCAGCAGGCTCAGCTACTGTAAAACTGGCTGATCCGGCCAGTGAGGTTCCAGCCAGTGAACAACTGATTACTTTGAATCAAAAAATTACGGGTAAGCTGAGTAGTGGCAGCATTGTAAGCAAGCGGATTGGTCCGGCAAGTAGCTGGAATAACTTATTGCTGAACTTTAGGGGAGTTGAAGCCTCTGATGTAGTGAATATCTCACTTATAGGTGAAACAGATGAAGGAGAGCAGACCACTTTGCTTAATACTACAGATCTGTCAGGACAGCTGGATATCTCGGGTATTAATGCTGCACAGTATCCTTTTCTGCGCTTACAGATGAGTGTAGAAGATGTGATCAACCGTAGTGCGGTGCAGTTGGATTACTGGCTGGTCAACTATCAGGGAGTACCGGAAGGAATTTTACTTTCAGAAAACAATTTCTCAGAAACACAGAATAAGCAGGAAGGAGAAAGCTTTACTATCCCTTTCCAATTCTACAACTTATCCGATGACAGCTTTATGGATTCGTTACAGGTGGCTTATAGTTTATTCAATCAGAATACCCGTCGTATGCTTAGTGATACATTGACAATTGAGGCAGCCAAAGCAGGCGATACTGTGAGTTTCCAAATTCCTGTCAGTACGCTAAATGAGATTGGAATCAGCGATTTGAGTGTCAATGTGAATCCACGCCTACAGCGGGAGCAGTTGTACAGCAATAATTTTCTCAATGTTCCTTCTTTCATGAAAGTAAATGGAGACGAGCTAAACCCTATCATAGACGTAGCTTTTGATGGTACTTATATACTGGATGGGGATATTGTCTCGCCCAGTCCAATGGTGAGCATAGAAGTCCGGGATGAAAATCCTTATCTGCAAAAGCAGGATACCACAGGTATAGATATTTTTTTAGGTAAACAGGAAAGTGCAGAGGCCAGTATAGGCACTAACAACGCAAGAACAGCCAATACACAGATGAAACGAATTGCGCTGGATAGTGAAGAAGTGAGTTGGACACCCGCTGAGGGAGAAGAGCCTTTTAAAATCAATTTTCAACCCAGACAACTGGAAGATGGCTTATATACGCTTAGGGTGCAAGCAGAAGATGCCAGCGGAAATACTTCAGGTACACAGCCTTATGAGGTGAATTTTGAGATTATTAACGAATCTACCATTACCAATTTTTATCCTTATCCCAATCCTTTTTCTACCAGCACCCGCTTTGTATTCACCCTTACCGGCCAGGAAATTCCCGATCAGATCAAGGTACAGATCATGACGGTGAGTGGCAAAGTGGTGCGGGAGATTACCCAGGATGAGCTGGGACTGATCCGTATTGGAAACAATATTACAGATTATGCCTGGGATGGTAAAGATGAGTTTGGTGATCAGCTTGCCAATGGTGTTTACCTGTATCGCGTGATTGTACAAAGCAATGGACAGGCATTGGAGATGAGAGAAACTGCCGGAGACCGGGGTTTTAAGAATGGCTTTGGTAAAATGTATATTCTCAGGTAA
- a CDS encoding DUF6503 family protein, whose protein sequence is MTKSICFFFTLLLGAACQPQHEAQQIIDQAIAVHGGKQLAQSRLSFDFRKKHFEVAIDQGLFRYESILKDSLGTMHDVLDNQGFDRMINGEKLNLSEEDKERFKNTLNSVIYFALLPFPLNDPAANKKYLGETSIKGEPYDEIEVTFSEDGGGADHEDVYIYWIHQQNKTMDYLAYSFHVDGGGTRFREAYNVREIEGIRFADYINYESTEENFALEDYEKLFEEGKVEELSRIELKNVEVSSTSAELAASQK, encoded by the coding sequence ATGACAAAAAGTATTTGTTTTTTTTTCACACTATTACTGGGTGCTGCCTGCCAACCACAACATGAGGCGCAACAAATCATAGATCAGGCCATTGCTGTACACGGAGGAAAGCAACTAGCTCAGTCTCGCCTTAGCTTTGACTTCCGAAAAAAACACTTTGAAGTAGCGATAGATCAGGGATTGTTTCGTTATGAAAGCATACTTAAAGACTCTCTGGGTACCATGCATGATGTATTGGATAACCAAGGCTTTGACAGAATGATCAATGGAGAAAAGCTCAACCTCTCTGAAGAAGATAAGGAACGTTTTAAAAATACACTAAACTCTGTCATCTACTTTGCCCTTCTGCCTTTCCCGTTGAATGATCCGGCAGCTAACAAAAAATATTTGGGCGAAACCAGCATCAAAGGCGAGCCTTATGATGAAATTGAGGTTACCTTTAGTGAAGACGGAGGAGGGGCCGACCATGAAGATGTATACATTTATTGGATACATCAGCAAAATAAGACTATGGATTATCTGGCTTACTCTTTCCATGTTGATGGAGGAGGAACCCGGTTCAGAGAAGCTTATAACGTGCGCGAAATTGAAGGCATACGCTTTGCCGATTATATCAACTACGAGAGTACAGAAGAAAACTTTGCTTTAGAAGATTATGAAAAGCTCTTTGAAGAAGGAAAGGTCGAAGAACTTTCCAGAATAGAGTTGAAAAATGTAGAGGTATCCTCTACTTCGGCAGAGTTGGCTGCTTCTCAAAAGTAA
- a CDS encoding PAS domain-containing sensor histidine kinase: MSEQQKEALGRILDHSINEFYIFDINNLRYQYVSKAAIDHLGYTQEELLKLTPLHITPQFTKKSYAKLIRPLITKKSKEVVLETMHYRKDGTTYPVRTQLYISDYMGSKVLVASVADITEEKNAAEEIEESRHFIESIADTSPELLYVFDFLKGDYIYFSPHIKNMLGYEVEDVLNGKVQLFSKLHPEDFQKVAYNFQEKIKQVRDDEVVETEYRVQHQHGHWIWLSSRDKPFKRDEHGNVVQTVGTAQDITRRMQYEQQLEKQNEELKKTNAELDRFVYSSSHDLRAPLASVLGLINIALLENTPEEKDVYIRLMEISINRLDRFIQDIISYSRNSRMEVAPDRIDFPKLTEETINNLSYIDDVNAIHFDATFDTSVPFVSDYRRLSVIFSNLIGNAIRYRSLSVDQSYVHVQVSTNPEYAQITINDNGIGIAPEHQSKIFDMFFKASNEKHGSGIGLYIVKETMNVLEGTIAVESKTRVGSTFTLKIPNLAER, translated from the coding sequence ATGTCCGAACAGCAAAAAGAAGCTTTAGGGAGAATACTGGATCACTCTATCAACGAATTTTATATTTTTGATATCAACAATCTTCGTTATCAATATGTGAGTAAAGCAGCTATTGATCATCTTGGCTACACACAAGAAGAACTGCTCAAGCTCACCCCTCTGCATATTACTCCTCAGTTTACTAAAAAATCCTATGCTAAACTTATCCGTCCTCTCATAACTAAAAAAAGTAAAGAAGTAGTGCTGGAAACCATGCATTACCGAAAAGACGGAACAACTTATCCGGTAAGGACTCAGCTTTATATCTCAGATTATATGGGTAGTAAAGTACTGGTAGCCAGTGTTGCAGATATTACTGAAGAAAAAAATGCCGCAGAGGAAATAGAGGAAAGCAGACATTTTATAGAAAGTATTGCTGATACCTCTCCTGAGCTGTTGTACGTTTTTGATTTTTTGAAAGGCGACTATATCTACTTCAGCCCTCATATCAAAAATATGCTCGGATATGAAGTAGAGGATGTGCTCAATGGTAAGGTGCAGTTATTTTCTAAGCTACATCCTGAAGATTTTCAAAAAGTAGCTTATAATTTTCAGGAAAAAATCAAGCAGGTCAGAGATGATGAGGTAGTAGAAACTGAATACCGTGTACAACATCAGCATGGCCACTGGATATGGTTATCCAGTCGTGACAAACCTTTTAAAAGAGATGAACATGGTAATGTGGTGCAGACCGTGGGCACAGCTCAGGACATTACCCGCAGGATGCAGTATGAGCAGCAACTGGAGAAACAGAATGAAGAACTCAAGAAAACCAATGCTGAACTGGACCGCTTTGTGTACAGTTCCTCCCACGATCTGAGGGCGCCGCTCGCCTCAGTACTTGGCTTGATCAATATTGCTTTGCTGGAAAACACGCCTGAAGAAAAAGACGTGTACATCAGGTTAATGGAAATCAGTATCAACCGGCTCGATCGTTTCATTCAAGATATTATCAGCTATTCACGTAATTCCAGAATGGAGGTGGCTCCTGATCGTATTGATTTTCCTAAACTTACAGAAGAAACCATCAATAACTTAAGCTATATTGATGATGTAAATGCCATTCATTTTGATGCTACTTTTGATACCTCAGTGCCTTTTGTCTCTGATTATCGCCGACTTTCAGTTATTTTTAGTAATCTGATAGGCAACGCCATTCGCTACAGAAGTCTAAGCGTAGACCAATCTTATGTCCATGTGCAGGTGAGTACCAATCCTGAATATGCTCAAATCACCATAAACGATAATGGCATTGGCATTGCCCCAGAGCATCAAAGCAAAATTTTTGATATGTTTTTTAAAGCAAGCAATGAAAAACACGGTTCTGGAATAGGGCTATACATTGTAAAAGAAACAATGAATGTACTGGAAGGCACGATTGCTGTGGAATCCAAAACACGGGTGGGGAGTACTTTCACACTGAAAATTCCTAATCTGGCTGAGAGATAA
- a CDS encoding polyprenyl synthetase family protein: MSSIIKEIRLPIENEMGIFENKFRDFMKSKVLLLDKIMSFIVRRKGKQLRPMFVFLSAGLTGQISETTHRGAALIELLHTATLVHDDVVDDSNYRRGFFSINALWKNKIAVLVGDYLLSRGLLLSVEHKDFHLLEIVSNAVREMSEGELLQIEKARNLDITEDVYYEIIRQKTASLISSCCGVGASSTGADPETVKKMQAFGEKVGIAFQIKDDLFDYGTAEIGKPVGIDIKEKKMTLPLIYALQNASWIDKKRIIYTIKYQSNKLSKVHEVIDFVKASGGIEYATQAMHEYHLKAQEILSTFPDSAYKQSLIRLVEYTIERKK; this comes from the coding sequence ATGAGTAGTATTATCAAGGAAATCCGCTTGCCTATTGAAAATGAAATGGGCATTTTTGAAAATAAGTTTCGTGATTTTATGAAGAGCAAAGTATTGCTGCTTGATAAGATCATGAGCTTCATCGTCAGGCGCAAAGGCAAGCAATTACGTCCTATGTTTGTGTTCCTTTCGGCCGGACTTACCGGACAAATCAGTGAGACCACCCATAGAGGTGCGGCACTGATAGAGCTCCTGCATACAGCTACCCTGGTACACGATGATGTGGTGGATGATTCCAATTACCGCCGCGGTTTTTTTTCTATCAATGCACTATGGAAAAATAAAATTGCCGTGTTGGTAGGGGATTACCTGCTCTCTCGCGGTTTGTTGCTTTCTGTAGAGCACAAAGATTTTCACCTGCTGGAAATTGTATCTAATGCTGTGCGTGAAATGAGTGAAGGAGAACTGCTGCAAATTGAGAAAGCCCGTAATCTGGATATCACTGAAGATGTCTACTACGAGATCATTCGCCAGAAAACAGCTTCTCTGATCAGTTCATGCTGTGGTGTGGGTGCCAGTTCTACCGGTGCTGATCCTGAAACTGTCAAAAAAATGCAGGCTTTCGGAGAAAAAGTAGGCATAGCTTTTCAAATTAAAGACGATTTGTTTGACTATGGCACTGCAGAAATAGGCAAACCTGTGGGAATAGATATCAAAGAAAAGAAAATGACGCTTCCGCTGATCTATGCCTTGCAGAATGCTTCCTGGATCGATAAAAAGAGAATCATATATACCATCAAGTACCAAAGCAATAAGCTGAGCAAAGTACATGAGGTCATTGATTTTGTAAAAGCTTCAGGAGGAATAGAATACGCCACCCAGGCAATGCATGAGTACCATCTCAAAGCACAGGAGATACTCAGTACTTTTCCAGATTCTGCTTATAAGCAGTCTTTGATTCGTCTGGTAGAATATACCATTGAACGAAAAAAATAA